AATAAACATTTCGCTGGTGGCGGCGTACAGCTGAGGAATGCCGGCATCAATTTGCTGTTGCACCCAATGCGAGTAGTTGCCGGGCGTGGCCGGTTTTTCTGCAAGTTTTTGCCACAGGTCCGCGGCCTGGTCTATCGGCAGGCCGATTGCCACCTGTCGCTCCTGTAGCATGACGGCGATGGCGCGGTGGCCGTTGTGATCGAAAGTAGCCAGTTTCCCGGGAGTCAGATCGTCGCTGCTGTGGTGGGCCAGGCTCAGCAGGTTGCTGGCACTGGTGCCAGCTTCGCGACCGCTGAAGCCGAGCCAGTGGTAGGTGTCGCTGATGTCGGTGAGTTCGGTTTTGAAAAACACCGCGTATTTTTTCAGTGCCGCCAGCGCGATGGGGGCCAGGTCCCGGGGCAACAGCAGGATGAATTCACTCTGGTCGATTTTCAGGGCCTGAAATGCGCTGATCATCCGTCCCTTGGGGTTGCAGTGGCTGCCCAGTGTGCTGTGTCCGTCCGGTAGGTTGACCAGATCACAGGTGAGCTGCCCCTGGAGAAACTTCTGGCTGTCCGGTCCCGTGACCGAGATAGCCCCGAGCGGGCTCAGGTCAACCAGTTGTAGCTCGCCCTGTTGTAGCTCGACGTTGTGGGCACTTTCCGTAAAACGGGCGGCGCCGTTCTTCCACTGGGCGCCCATGCCGGTAAGAAAGTCCTGCCACTGCTGTTGATCCATACTGCGCTCACTGGTCCTGATAGGGGGTCTGAATGGGGTGTCTGGTAAGAGTCTGCTGAGAAATCTGCTGAAAAAGAGTATCTGGGGATTTTCCGCAGGATTTCAAGGTTGCGGTATACTCCGCGAAATTTCGACAGCAATTTGGAAAGAAGTATGGATCGCAATCGCCTGTTTTGGGCCAGTCGCCGCGGCATGTTGGAGCTGGACCTGGTGCTGCAGCCGTTTCTGGAGAACGTGTACGAGACCCTGGCGCCAGAAGATCAGCAGCGCTATATCAAGTTGCTGGATGAACAGGATCAGGATCTGTTCTCTTGGTTCCTGCGTCGCGAAGATCCGCAGGATGAAGACCTCAAGCGTATCGTGCAGATAATCCGTGACAACACCGGCCTGCAGGAATAATCCCTCCCACCAGAACGCCCCTCGCGCTCATCCGGAGCGCAGCGCCAGGTTATCCTGCAATCTGGCGCCTTCCCTGTTGCTGCGTGGCTTGCTCGCCTTGGCCGCGCTGCAGTCGATCACCTTTCTCGCCCTGGCCGGGCTACCGCCGGGGGTGTTTGTGCTATTGCTGGTGGCCGCAACTGTCGTCGTCATAGCCGAATATCGTCGCCTCAATGCCATCAGCGGGCGGTTGACCACCCGTGAGCGCCGCTGGTTCTGGCGCCAAGGGGGGCTGCAGCGGGAATTCCAGTTCCGCGGTGAGCTGGTACTGTGGCGCTGGCTGATTGTCATTAATGGGCGCGACCTGGACGGCAGGCGGGTACAGCTGGTGTTGGCGCGGGACAGTGTCAGTGGGGATGACTGGCGCCGCTTGCAGGCGGCGCTGCGCTATTCCCGCGCCGGCGCCACCTGAAGTCCCGTGCTTATGTGGGCTCGATAAATTGCTGTTGGCCGGCAAAGTTTTCCGGTACCAGGATGGTGTCCATGGCCAGTTCCCGTAGACCCTGATAATCCAGCGAGTAATGCAGACCTCGGCTTTCTCGCCGGTCCAGTGCCGAGCGGATGATCAGCTCGGATACGACCGCCAGGTTGCGCAGTTCGATCAGGTCGCTGGTAATCCGGTAGTTGGCGTAGAATTCCCGGATTTCCTGCTGTAGCAGTTTCACCCGGTGTTGCGCCCGCAGCAGGCGTTTGCGGGTGCGCACAATACCGACAAAGTCCCACATAAACCGCCGCAGCTCATCCCAGTTGTGCGAAATCACTACGTCTTCGTCGGAATCGGTTACCCGTGAGGCATCCCAGGCCAGTGCGGGGCGTGGCGGGGTGACTTTGCCGATGGTCTGTTCAATATGCAGTGCGGCGGAGCGACCATACACCAGGCACTCCAGCAGGGAGTTGCTGGCCAGCCGGTTGGCGCCGTGGAGGCCGGTAAACGTGGTCTCGCCGATGGCGTAGAGCTGGTCCAGATCCGTACGGCCGTGTTCATCCACCATGACGCCGCCACAGGTATAGTGGGCCGCGGGCACCACCGGAATCGGCTCTTTGGTGATGTCGAACCCGTATTCCAGGCACTTTTTATACACCGT
The Microbulbifer celer DNA segment above includes these coding regions:
- the ygfZ gene encoding CAF17-like 4Fe-4S cluster assembly/insertion protein YgfZ, whose protein sequence is MDQQQWQDFLTGMGAQWKNGAARFTESAHNVELQQGELQLVDLSPLGAISVTGPDSQKFLQGQLTCDLVNLPDGHSTLGSHCNPKGRMISAFQALKIDQSEFILLLPRDLAPIALAALKKYAVFFKTELTDISDTYHWLGFSGREAGTSASNLLSLAHHSSDDLTPGKLATFDHNGHRAIAVMLQERQVAIGLPIDQAADLWQKLAEKPATPGNYSHWVQQQIDAGIPQLYAATSEMFIPQMLNLQVLGGVNFKKGCYTGQEVVARMQYLGAAKRRLYRARIDNGELPAPGDEIFTATGGSSVGNLVLACEGGSTIDMLAVLTNRKVADGETLQLADGRVLELLELPYDAEADPLAN
- a CDS encoding FAD assembly factor SdhE yields the protein MDRNRLFWASRRGMLELDLVLQPFLENVYETLAPEDQQRYIKLLDEQDQDLFSWFLRREDPQDEDLKRIVQIIRDNTGLQE
- a CDS encoding protein YgfX, translated to MTTPACRNNPSHQNAPRAHPERSARLSCNLAPSLLLRGLLALAALQSITFLALAGLPPGVFVLLLVAATVVVIAEYRRLNAISGRLTTRERRWFWRQGGLQREFQFRGELVLWRWLIVINGRDLDGRRVQLVLARDSVSGDDWRRLQAALRYSRAGAT